The following nucleotide sequence is from Alkalihalobacillus sp. LMS39.
GTTCCGCTATTTCTCCTAAAATCGCTATTTTGCAAACCCTATCGGACATCGGTTCCGTTAATTCCTAGTTTCCACGAATATTCTTCTCTTTTTTGCTTCATTAACGGGATAGATGTCCGATAGCATCAAGATTTCTTTGAATATGGGTGCATTAACGGAACACATGTCCGTTAACGTGCTCCGTCCATGTTTCTCATCCGAATTTTCCCCTTATTTTTCCATAGTATTTATGATTCTTACACCATATACGCCACCTGCAACTTTTCCTTCTGTTGATTTAAATGTGACTTTGACTGTTTGTTTTCCACTAGTTAGTTCTAACGGTATATCGTAATAAGCATTAATCAATTCTTCAAAAGGTTCATTGGCATCAAGACGTTGTTCAGCAATAACTGTATCATCTACTAAAATGTGAAAATGTCTTTCATATGTTTTTCCATCGAGGATAAACGTTCGGTCGCCTCCAAAATACTGGACTTGTAAATACATTTGCTTTGTAGGGTCCACTTTCATTGTGTAACTAAAATAGCCATCATCACGACAATCACGCCAACCACGTTCCACCGTTGCAACATAACCAGACCTAGAATTCTTTTTCTCAATATGATGTTCGACTTCTGGCTGTTGTTCGTTCGGTTGCACTTCATCTACGGTAATCTTTCGTAATCGCTCAAGTTCTTTTTGTTCTTTATCTACAAATGTTCGGAACGCTTCTTCATCCATGACATTCCAATATAAAGTATATCTCTCATGATGCAAAGCAAAAAAAGGAATAAGGCGGACTTGACTATGACCAGGTTGTCCTACTGGATCTGTTTTAAATGTCAATGGCTCATCTTCACTTTTTTTGATCCATTCTTTTATGTTTGTTTTATCTGCAACAAGGACAGGAACGTCAATAAGTGGATGATTATTTAATGCTAAGTGGTCCCCAAGAATATCTGTTTCAGGGAAGTTTTCTTTGCCTAAAGCCCCGGCTAAAACGACAGGTCCATACATAAATCCAACTTTATTTGGCTCATCTTTCGCCTTATAAAGATGAAGGTCCATCGCCAACGTTACATCAATTTCATCTCCAGGTTTCCAGTTTCTTGTCATTACTGCATATCCACTCTCGACTGAATACTTTTGCTTTTCGCCATTTACAGAAATCATAACTTGATCAGCTACCCAATAAGGCAAGCGAACGTAAATGGAAGACATTGACTCATCAATGGTATCAATTGTAATTGTAGTCCTGTCATCATACGGGAAGTTCGTTTCTTGTTTTCCTTTTATTTTTTTATCCTCAGTTTCAAACTGAGAAGCAATAAACAAATTGACAAACAACTTCCCATCTTTTTGAGAATAGATATTTCTCGTATAACGTGCAGGGTTTTCCATTCCTGTTCCTGTACAACACCAAAAAGAATTATCCGGCGAACAATATACTTTGAAATGACCTGGTTGAGTCGAGACAAAATAAGTTTTCATCCCTGTTTGTGGATCTTGTGATGCTAATATATGGTTGTATAGCGCCGTTTCATAAAAATCAAAGTATTTTCCTTCTTGTGACCAATTAAAAAGACATTCTGTTAACTTCAACATATTATAAGTATTACATGTTTCCGTCGTTTGGACGCCTAATTTTTCACTATTCGTTGGTCCAAAATGTTCATTTATACTGTTTCCACCTATAATATAGGACCGCTTTTTCGTGACTTCATTCCAAAAAAACAGCGCCATCCTTTTGTATTTTTCTTCCCCAGTAATATCATAAAGTTTTGCTGCCCCAATGACTTTTGGAATTTGAGTGTTGGCATGTTTCCCCTCAAGAACATCTTTATTTTGAGCAAGAGGTTCAAGCACTAGCTGATGACAAAAGCGTTTTGCTAAATGTAAATAATCTTCATTCTTTGTTAAAACATATAAATCGGCCATGGCTTCATTCATGCCACCATGTTCACATACTAGCATTTTTTGAAACTGCTCTTCTGACAAGTTGTCCGTTCCTTTTTTTGCCCAATCTGCAAGCTTAATAACAACATCTAACGCTTTTGGATGACGGAGAAGTTGATACACATCAAGTAAACCAGCATAAATTTTATGGATGCTATACCATGGAACCCATTGGCCTGCTAGGCTAAAATGCTCGACTTCAAACTTTCCAGTGAAAACGGTATCAAAACATGTTCGCGAAAATCCACTTACATACCCATCCTCATCATAGCTTTGAACATGTGCTAGTTCATCTACTGCATAATTCACTTTTTCTTTTAGTTTCTCATCTTTTGTTACCGCATACATTTGTGCCGCTGCTGAAAGCCAGTGACCGATAGAATGTCCACTAATTCCTGTTGATTCCCACCCTCCATAACGTGGCTTTTTCGGTTCTTGTCCAACTGCTTCGTAACATGGCGCTATTAGCCTATCTACTTCTAAATACAGTAAATACTCTTTTCCTTTTTCTTGTGAGTCCTTGAATACACCTTCTTGTAAAATCGTTTCCACGAAAACCAGTCTCCCCTCAACAAAACGTTATGAATTTATTTATGATTAATGTTTATATTATCTTTTGTTGACACCATCTTATCATGAATTTTTAGTTTGTGGGTGAGATTTACTTGAAAATTGATAACTTTTACAATGAACTCTCATTGTTATATCTAAAGGTTGTGGGTTCTGTAAATTTTGTAAGGAGTAAAATTACAAAAGAACTTCTTCTCTTTTTTCCTCTTGTTTTGTCCTCATCACTCCGATGAAGGACACTTCTTCCCTTTTTTCCTCCTGTTTTGTCCTTCATCACATCGATGAAGGACACTTCTTCTCTTTTTTCCGCCCGTTTTGTCCTTCATCACATCGATGAAGGACACTTCTTCTCTTTTTTCCGCCCGTTTTGTCCTTCATCACTCCGATGAAGGACAATTTCATTCTGGCATATACTATAACGTTTGCTTTTGCTTCTTTCTAGTAATATAAACACCGATTAGCAACAATAAAATACCTAAGAAAAGCCAATTATACATAGTCGTATATGTAATCGGAAGCTTGTTTTTATCGTCAAGATTTGGCGCTTGAGATAGCTCCTCATTTTCTCCCCCTGGTGGCAACTCTTCTTCTTCTCCTCCCGGTGGCAGCTCTTCTTCCTCTCCTCCCGGTGGCAACTCTTCTTCTTCTCCTCCTGGTGGCAGCTCTTCTTCCTCTCCCCCTGGTGGCAACTCCTCTTCTTCTCCTCCCGGTGGCAGCTCTTCTTCCTCTCCTCCCGGCGGCAACTCCTCTTCTTCTCCTCCCGGTGGCAACTCTTCTTCTTCATCTTCATAAGTACTCATTAAAGCTGCAAATTTTTCCCACACATCCTCCCAAAGAATATTGCCTTCTTCATCTCTTTTTACTGAAACAATTCTACCTTGACTATCATACTCAAAAAGAGACTGGACACTCTCAAAAATATCGTCTGGAAGTAAATCCCCCGCATGATTCGCTGATTTTTCTCCGTCAAACATATAATTTCGATTTGACTTAAGGAATGTTGGAAAACGATCTCTTTCCTTATTCCCCTCCTTCGTTTGATAAGAGATAAATCCATCAATCGTAAAGTCAGTAGGAATATGGGAATAGGTTGTAAAGCTAAGATTAGCTCCTTTGTTATTAACTCCGATATTATTTTCGGCGATTACACCTGGGTTACTATTACTCGTGAAGCCGAAATACCCATTTTCAAATGCAATGCTATTTTTGATGACATGTCCAACGTGAACCCCTTCTCCCCCTAACTTAAATCCATTTTTTCCTGCATTTCCTTCATAGCCATTTGTCAATGTACCATTATGAAAAGCAATACTCTTTTCTATCGTTACGGCACCGATAGCCCCTGTTCCTACTTTTGTGTATAAGTCCCAGCCATCGTCTATATTATTATGAGCAATGGACCCTCGAAACACGTTCCCTTCCCCTACTGTCAGTTTCGCTGCAAATCCATCCGCATTATTTTCAGATGGGTCACGATTATCAAAAGATACACTATTTAACACTTTATTATAAGCTGGCCATTCTTCACGCGGTGTGGACGGGTCTGTCCGACTAATTTGTAATCCTGTATCCCCATGTTCAAATACACGCACATTTTCAACAATATTATAGCTTCCACCGATTGTATATCCTTTTGTATTACCAGCGGATCTGGCAAAATCTATGCCAATAATGTGCCAATAGTCACCACTATGGACAACCCCTTCAGACTTACGATCAAAATCAACTAACGGTCGCTCTTTAGCATCAGGGTCAGCCAGCAAATATTTCATTGCGTTCTCTGAACCATCGTTGTATTTTTTTATTTCGAGCGGTGCTTGACGAACATAATGGCCTTCTTGAACGATAATGGCCTGTCCTTTTTGAACAAAATTAATCGCCGTATCGAGGTCAAGCGGGGTCTCCTTTGTTCCTTCGCCCGTACTTTTTCCATCTGGTGAAACATATATATTTTCACCGTTACGATAGAATCTGTGCTCAACTGAAAAGTTTTTTACAATTTGGTGATAGCCTGTCAAAAATTGTGTATCGTCCGGTAAAAAGACAATCGTTAAATTCGTTCTGTCATTTTCATTTAACGATGTCGGAATTTGCAGTCTTTCGCCAGACACGATTTCTTGCTCTTGAACAATTTCCTCTTGACCTCGTTTCACAGTAACAACACCATCAACATTAGAGCGTAGCAATAAGTCATACTCTGTTTCTGCTGTTTTATCAAGTGATAAAATGTCAATTGACGGATCTATTGGCTGTTGTGGGGGATCAACTTTCGGTTTGTCAGTCTTTGCAGCTGTAACTCGAAAATCAATATTACTTACTTCGATTGTCGCTAGACGTGCGGTATAAAAGCCGACATATAGTTTCTCGTCTTGAACATGTAAAATTTCCGGTTCATAATAAATAACTTCTTCCCTATCATTTAATGCCATCGTATACCCACTATTTGTTTTTGTTAATGTTAGACGATACGATTGCTCTGGGTGCGTCGTGGAAAGGTTTGGTTTCCCATCTTTTAGCATGTAACTTTGTATTCCTTCACTTCCTTCTCCATCAGGAGCTAGGACACCTGTTCGGATAAACCCTTGTGTTCCATTTGGATTTCTTGTCCCCCCACTGTATCCACCAACGGCTGCTATATTGGAAGCAAATACACTCGCATCTTGGACCGAATTAATCGCGTCTCTTGCCATTAATCCGAAAGATTCTTGCCCGTCATGTGGTTCTTTTGCATAATCAATGACTTTAAGATCAGCCGATAACGTA
It contains:
- a CDS encoding beta-L-arabinofuranosidase domain-containing protein, which gives rise to METILQEGVFKDSQEKGKEYLLYLEVDRLIAPCYEAVGQEPKKPRYGGWESTGISGHSIGHWLSAAAQMYAVTKDEKLKEKVNYAVDELAHVQSYDEDGYVSGFSRTCFDTVFTGKFEVEHFSLAGQWVPWYSIHKIYAGLLDVYQLLRHPKALDVVIKLADWAKKGTDNLSEEQFQKMLVCEHGGMNEAMADLYVLTKNEDYLHLAKRFCHQLVLEPLAQNKDVLEGKHANTQIPKVIGAAKLYDITGEEKYKRMALFFWNEVTKKRSYIIGGNSINEHFGPTNSEKLGVQTTETCNTYNMLKLTECLFNWSQEGKYFDFYETALYNHILASQDPQTGMKTYFVSTQPGHFKVYCSPDNSFWCCTGTGMENPARYTRNIYSQKDGKLFVNLFIASQFETEDKKIKGKQETNFPYDDRTTITIDTIDESMSSIYVRLPYWVADQVMISVNGEKQKYSVESGYAVMTRNWKPGDEIDVTLAMDLHLYKAKDEPNKVGFMYGPVVLAGALGKENFPETDILGDHLALNNHPLIDVPVLVADKTNIKEWIKKSEDEPLTFKTDPVGQPGHSQVRLIPFFALHHERYTLYWNVMDEEAFRTFVDKEQKELERLRKITVDEVQPNEQQPEVEHHIEKKNSRSGYVATVERGWRDCRDDGYFSYTMKVDPTKQMYLQVQYFGGDRTFILDGKTYERHFHILVDDTVIAEQRLDANEPFEELINAYYDIPLELTSGKQTVKVTFKSTEGKVAGGVYGVRIINTMEK